The Silvanigrella paludirubra genome contains a region encoding:
- a CDS encoding CTP synthase, translating to MQYNDSKAPKRFSQHPVKYIFVTGGVVSSIGKGLAAASIGALLETRGLRVAMTKMDPYINVDPGTMSPFQHGEVFVTDDGAETDLDLGHYQRFTKANLAKRNSFTSGQVYDTVINKERRGDYLGGTVQVIPHITDQIKANIITASEGADVSIVEIGGTIGDIESLPFLEAIRQFRNDVGKENSIFIHVTLVPYIRAAGELKTKPTQHSVKELRSIGIQPDILICRADQPMAQDVRMKISTFCNLPKESVFEALDADSIYKMPIIYHEQRMDARIVELLGIWTAQPNLDEWNRIIECIERPKHHLKIAVVGKYMGTRDSYKSVYEALTHAGIANESHVKIVGIDSEQLTSANTKEMLSEFDAILVPGGFGDRGVLGKMQAIQYARENDVPFFGICLGMQLACLEYAKNALGILDATSEEFDSNAKNKIIHLMESQQGIGKKGGSMRLGAYDCLVRRNTKAFDAYHSDRVSERHRHRYEFNLDFKKRFEDSGFIISGESPDGTLVEMMELENHIWFLACQAHPELKSRPIAPHPLFRDFIAAALVNSKRKEEINT from the coding sequence ATGCAATATAACGATAGTAAGGCCCCTAAGCGGTTCTCTCAACACCCTGTTAAATATATATTCGTTACCGGCGGAGTCGTCTCCAGCATAGGTAAAGGTCTTGCTGCAGCAAGCATAGGAGCTCTTCTTGAGACACGTGGTTTACGTGTAGCAATGACTAAAATGGATCCTTATATCAATGTAGATCCAGGCACCATGTCTCCTTTCCAACATGGAGAAGTTTTTGTTACCGATGACGGAGCAGAAACTGACCTCGATTTAGGTCACTATCAACGTTTTACCAAGGCAAATCTTGCAAAACGAAATAGTTTCACCTCGGGACAAGTCTACGATACGGTCATCAATAAAGAGCGCCGTGGTGACTACCTTGGAGGAACAGTACAAGTTATTCCTCACATTACAGATCAAATCAAAGCAAACATCATTACAGCTTCTGAAGGAGCTGATGTTTCGATCGTGGAAATTGGCGGTACGATTGGCGATATTGAAAGCCTACCATTTCTCGAAGCCATTCGCCAGTTCCGCAATGATGTTGGCAAAGAAAATTCTATTTTTATCCATGTAACATTAGTTCCTTACATCCGAGCTGCTGGGGAATTAAAAACAAAACCAACCCAGCATTCCGTAAAAGAGCTTCGTTCTATTGGAATTCAGCCTGACATTTTAATTTGCCGAGCTGATCAGCCAATGGCGCAAGATGTTCGCATGAAAATCTCAACTTTCTGTAATTTACCAAAAGAAAGCGTTTTTGAAGCTCTTGATGCAGATAGTATTTATAAAATGCCTATTATTTATCATGAGCAGAGAATGGATGCTCGTATTGTAGAATTATTGGGCATTTGGACAGCGCAGCCAAATTTAGATGAATGGAATCGCATTATTGAATGCATAGAAAGACCAAAACACCATCTTAAAATTGCTGTAGTTGGAAAATATATGGGAACAAGAGATTCCTATAAATCTGTTTATGAAGCACTAACTCATGCAGGTATTGCAAACGAATCTCATGTTAAAATTGTAGGAATTGACTCCGAACAATTAACATCAGCAAATACAAAAGAAATGTTGTCTGAATTTGATGCCATTTTAGTTCCAGGTGGGTTTGGGGATCGTGGTGTTTTAGGCAAAATGCAAGCAATTCAATACGCTCGTGAAAATGATGTTCCATTCTTTGGAATTTGTTTAGGAATGCAGCTAGCTTGTTTAGAATATGCAAAAAATGCTTTAGGCATTCTTGATGCTACTTCAGAAGAATTTGATTCCAATGCTAAAAATAAGATCATCCACTTGATGGAAAGTCAGCAAGGTATTGGTAAAAAAGGAGGCAGTATGCGTCTAGGTGCTTACGATTGTCTTGTGCGCCGTAATACGAAAGCATTTGATGCATATCATTCCGATAGGGTCAGTGAAAGACACCGCCACCGTTATGAATTTAATTTAGACTTTAAAAAACGTTTTGAAGATTCTGGATTTATCATTTCAGGGGAAAGTCCAGATGGTACCTTAGTTGAAATGATGGAATTGGAAAATCATATTTGGTTTTTAGCATGTCAAGCTCACCCCGAATTAAAAAGTAGACCTATTGCACCACATCCTCTTTTTAGAGACTTTATTGCGGCAGCATTGGTAAACTCAAAAAGAAAAGAGGAGATAAATACTTAA
- the hemL gene encoding glutamate-1-semialdehyde 2,1-aminomutase produces MPKIRNFEKSIEIMERSRKVFPGGVNSPVRSFRSVGGSPIVFSHGMGKNLFDVDGNRYVDFCSSWGPLILGYSHPSLISAMQEQLQKAVTFGAPSDLEVRLAEKVQNWIPGIEMMRFVSSGTEATMSAVRAARAVTKRNKFVKFEGCYHGHADQFLVKAGSGLATLGNTSSAGVPSGTTQDTLTAIYNSEESIHEIFCQYGNDIAAVIIEPVAANMGLVLPKPGYLEFLRKVTKENGTVLIFDEVMTGFRLSKGGAASYFQVQPDLWTFGKIIGGGIPAAAYGGKKEIMQMISPLGDAYQAGTLSGNPLAMVAGYATLSEIENQNAFEKLESLGKYLDSLVQKELTPFIEKSKVCFVRIESFFCFFFGTNRAPNNFDEVSKTDMKLFNKVYHEWIQNGIYLGPSGYEVGFLSACIEYEDLDLMVSIVKNVLNTED; encoded by the coding sequence ATGCCAAAAATTCGAAATTTTGAAAAATCTATTGAAATAATGGAAAGAAGCCGCAAGGTATTTCCTGGTGGTGTGAATTCTCCTGTAAGATCTTTTCGTTCAGTTGGAGGATCTCCAATCGTTTTTTCTCATGGAATGGGAAAAAATTTATTTGATGTAGATGGAAATCGTTACGTTGATTTTTGTTCTTCATGGGGTCCACTCATTCTTGGGTATTCACACCCATCCCTTATTTCTGCGATGCAAGAGCAACTTCAAAAAGCTGTTACTTTTGGAGCTCCTTCTGATCTCGAAGTTCGTTTGGCAGAAAAAGTGCAAAACTGGATCCCTGGTATTGAAATGATGCGTTTCGTTAGTAGCGGAACAGAGGCAACAATGAGTGCTGTTAGAGCTGCGCGAGCTGTTACAAAACGTAACAAGTTTGTTAAGTTTGAAGGCTGTTACCATGGCCATGCAGATCAATTTTTAGTGAAAGCAGGAAGTGGTCTTGCTACTTTAGGTAATACAAGTTCAGCAGGCGTTCCTTCAGGAACAACTCAAGATACTTTAACTGCAATATATAATAGCGAAGAAAGTATTCATGAAATATTTTGTCAATATGGAAATGATATTGCGGCAGTTATTATTGAACCTGTAGCAGCAAATATGGGTCTTGTTTTACCAAAACCTGGTTATCTTGAATTTTTACGTAAAGTAACAAAAGAAAATGGAACCGTTCTTATATTTGACGAAGTGATGACTGGATTTCGTTTGTCAAAAGGTGGAGCTGCTAGTTACTTTCAAGTTCAGCCTGATCTTTGGACATTTGGAAAAATTATTGGTGGTGGTATTCCTGCAGCAGCTTATGGTGGTAAAAAAGAAATTATGCAAATGATTTCTCCATTAGGCGATGCTTACCAAGCTGGTACTTTATCTGGAAATCCATTAGCTATGGTTGCAGGTTATGCAACACTAAGCGAAATAGAAAATCAAAATGCTTTTGAAAAGCTTGAAAGTCTTGGTAAATATCTTGATTCCTTAGTTCAAAAAGAATTAACTCCTTTTATTGAAAAGTCGAAAGTTTGTTTCGTTCGAATAGAGTCTTTCTTTTGTTTCTTTTTTGGAACAAACCGTGCGCCAAATAATTTTGATGAAGTTTCTAAAACTGATATGAAGTTATTTAATAAAGTGTATCATGAATGGATTCAAAATGGAATTTACTTAGGACCAAGTGGTTATGAAGTTGGTTTTTTGAGTGCTTGTATTGAATATGAAGATTTAGATCTGATGGTCTCTATAGTAAAGAATGTATTAAATACCGAAGATTAA
- a CDS encoding CPBP family intramembrane glutamic endopeptidase, with translation MLTSELLQGVICFSSLSIWIFSKKEISIAIAIGFSFLTFFMGFISYPSLLLIVLFALSCHFYISLQNKIIRFLLTLLIAFFAAIAMKGGIPFSNPVPIFEGIKFSSISAPFWMGINIEKAVCGIILTAYIIKRAKTFSEWKTIFKEFIPVLLILIILLFTPAIFTGFVKLNYKIPDGMYLFILNNLLLTSVAEEVFFRGFLQKKLFDIFSINFKMKEAAPLLSILITSVIFGLGHLYSGVLMAIFAFIAGIGYGYAYQKSWKLESAILVHFGLNITHFIFFTYPYYKI, from the coding sequence ATGTTAACTTCTGAATTGTTACAAGGTGTCATTTGTTTTTCTTCACTCTCTATTTGGATTTTTTCTAAAAAAGAAATTTCTATCGCAATAGCAATAGGCTTTTCCTTTTTAACGTTTTTTATGGGATTTATTTCTTATCCTTCTTTATTACTTATCGTTTTATTTGCTTTATCATGTCATTTTTATATTAGCCTTCAAAATAAAATAATACGTTTTTTATTAACATTACTTATCGCTTTTTTTGCAGCGATAGCAATGAAAGGCGGTATTCCTTTTTCAAATCCTGTACCTATTTTTGAAGGTATAAAATTTAGCTCAATTTCTGCTCCTTTTTGGATGGGAATCAATATTGAAAAAGCGGTATGCGGAATTATTTTAACAGCATATATTATAAAAAGAGCTAAAACTTTTTCCGAATGGAAAACAATTTTTAAGGAATTTATTCCTGTATTGTTAATATTAATCATTTTATTATTTACACCGGCTATATTTACAGGATTCGTAAAATTAAATTATAAAATTCCTGATGGCATGTATTTATTTATTTTAAATAACTTATTACTAACATCTGTAGCAGAAGAAGTGTTTTTTAGAGGTTTTTTACAAAAAAAATTATTTGATATTTTTTCTATAAATTTTAAAATGAAAGAAGCCGCACCTCTTTTATCGATATTAATAACTTCAGTTATATTTGGATTAGGGCATTTATATAGTGGTGTATTAATGGCTATTTTTGCATTTATTGCAGGAATTGGATATGGCTACGCATATCAAAAATCTTGGAAACTAGAATCTGCTATTTTAGTTCATTTTGGTTTAAATATAACACACTTTATCTTTTTTACTTATCCGTATTATAAAATATAA
- the dtd gene encoding D-aminoacyl-tRNA deacylase, whose protein sequence is MIDNLICRTVIQRAKHAEVQINQQSQGKMEYGLVLLFGIGFKDISMEIHEENVSKIINQFIPSLEKLADKICLLRIFEDKEGKMNLSVKDIQGGIYLISQFTLFGDCRKGNRPSFTLSAKPLLAKPMYDKFLEILKQKMDSLNVYSGIFGAEMKVSLCNDGPVTLIIDSGIKGFM, encoded by the coding sequence ATGATTGATAATTTAATTTGCAGAACCGTCATTCAAAGAGCAAAACATGCAGAAGTCCAAATTAATCAACAATCCCAAGGTAAAATGGAATATGGGCTTGTTCTTTTATTTGGTATCGGATTTAAAGATATATCAATGGAAATTCATGAAGAAAATGTTTCAAAAATAATAAATCAGTTTATCCCCTCATTAGAAAAACTTGCAGATAAAATTTGTTTATTAAGAATTTTTGAAGATAAAGAAGGAAAAATGAATTTATCTGTAAAAGATATTCAAGGAGGAATTTATTTAATTAGTCAATTTACTTTATTTGGGGATTGCCGAAAAGGAAATAGACCTAGTTTTACATTATCCGCAAAACCCTTACTTGCAAAACCAATGTATGATAAATTTTTAGAGATTTTAAAACAGAAAATGGACTCTTTAAATGTTTATTCTGGTATTTTTGGCGCTGAAATGAAAGTATCTTTATGTAATGACGGTCCTGTTACATTAATAATTGATTCAGGGATAAAGGGGTTTATGTGA
- a CDS encoding sensor histidine kinase, which yields MSFDSHFTNVKANLRPLLSVFYPSTVKQRIFLGIILGTIFSCVLYHFLPLFFVLPIFFLYCYFILYILVDKPTHSLMQLTRHGGFDAGIDSLPIVGNDEFSRIARAVQDMAKRMRGSILEAREQTSRLDEIFGAIGEGVVIVNHEGKILKINNTVRRWIGWYTDVAERDVLEVLRSVELSAMIQKMISEIKGNQIIQAQIIESLHLDGPEIRRVRAKIVALYSEQQNPVLMIFLFDLTDIHKGEEIRREFFANVSHELKTPISAIRGYAEIIQDMPDFINNETAQNFLSVIVRNSENLTKLIDEMLIVTGLESGSLTLSIKPYQIHDGIRRVVENILPKAKQAEVEILADVDPDIDEIFVDSQRFDSVLVNLVDNAVKYNRPGGIVKISVRKNETHHIIFLEDTGIGIPNHSRIRAFERFYRVDKSHNRLGGGSGLGLAIVKHVVQAHGGTISLRSEVGVGSVFTIMLPINPSKKKIDLLTSF from the coding sequence GTGAGTTTTGATTCTCACTTTACAAATGTAAAGGCAAATTTAAGGCCATTATTATCTGTTTTTTATCCTAGCACTGTTAAGCAAAGAATATTTCTTGGAATCATATTAGGAACTATCTTTTCTTGTGTGCTTTACCATTTTTTACCTCTATTTTTTGTTCTCCCCATATTTTTTCTGTATTGTTACTTTATTTTATATATTTTAGTAGATAAACCTACACATTCTTTAATGCAATTAACCCGTCATGGTGGTTTTGATGCAGGCATAGATAGCTTGCCCATTGTAGGAAATGATGAATTTTCTCGAATTGCTAGAGCTGTTCAAGATATGGCAAAAAGAATGCGTGGCAGTATTTTAGAAGCAAGAGAACAAACTTCACGGTTAGATGAAATATTTGGAGCTATCGGGGAAGGGGTTGTAATTGTAAATCATGAAGGAAAAATTCTAAAAATCAACAATACCGTTAGAAGATGGATTGGATGGTATACTGATGTTGCAGAACGAGATGTACTTGAAGTTTTAAGAAGTGTAGAACTTTCTGCCATGATCCAAAAAATGATTTCTGAAATAAAAGGTAATCAAATCATCCAAGCACAAATTATTGAATCACTTCACTTAGATGGTCCTGAGATTCGTCGTGTTCGTGCAAAAATTGTAGCATTATATTCGGAACAACAAAATCCTGTATTGATGATATTTTTATTTGACTTAACCGATATTCACAAAGGGGAAGAAATTCGAAGAGAGTTTTTTGCCAATGTGAGTCATGAATTAAAAACACCCATTTCAGCAATAAGGGGCTATGCCGAAATTATTCAAGATATGCCTGATTTTATTAATAACGAAACAGCACAAAATTTTTTATCTGTCATCGTTCGAAATTCAGAAAATTTAACAAAATTAATTGATGAAATGCTTATCGTAACAGGTTTAGAATCGGGATCGCTTACTTTATCTATTAAACCCTATCAAATTCATGATGGCATTAGGCGTGTTGTCGAAAATATTTTACCTAAGGCGAAACAAGCTGAAGTTGAAATTTTAGCCGATGTCGATCCTGATATTGATGAAATATTTGTTGATTCTCAAAGATTCGATTCCGTATTAGTAAACTTAGTAGATAATGCTGTTAAATATAATAGACCAGGTGGTATTGTAAAAATAAGTGTTCGTAAAAATGAAACTCATCATATTATCTTTTTAGAAGATACTGGAATTGGAATTCCAAATCATTCTCGTATCCGTGCCTTTGAACGTTTTTATCGTGTTGATAAATCACATAATAGATTGGGTGGTGGTTCTGGTTTAGGACTTGCTATTGTAAAACATGTTGTACAGGCTCATGGCGGTACAATTTCTTTACGAAGTGAAGTTGGTGTAGGAAGTGTTTTTACAATTATGTTACCTATCAATCCAAGTAAAAAGAAAATTGATTTGCTTACTTCCTTTTAA
- a CDS encoding dienelactone hydrolase family protein, with amino-acid sequence MDQDDKNSLANINRREFVLKTVVATGYALAVTPVAFSVISTDSEGIEVSDIQIPVGKSKIPGYFAMPKGNGPFPVLLICHEIFGVHEHIKDLCRRFAKLGFYAIAPNLFFRQGDVTKIKEIPDIISKVVSKVTNKQVNMDLDATVKFAKLNKKTDISKLNVTGFCWGGKTTWLYAAHNPNIKSAIAWYGPLVGNPGDKMEFPVNIAATLKVPVLGLYGGKDARITQEHVDQMQNALDKGKSGSKIIVYPEAEHGFFADYRPSYNKMAADEGIREMLNWIKNH; translated from the coding sequence ATGGATCAAGACGATAAAAATTCTTTAGCTAATATAAACAGACGCGAATTCGTTTTAAAAACAGTTGTGGCCACAGGATATGCGCTAGCTGTTACTCCTGTTGCTTTTTCTGTTATAAGTACTGATTCTGAAGGCATTGAAGTCAGTGATATCCAAATTCCTGTTGGAAAATCAAAAATTCCTGGTTATTTTGCAATGCCAAAAGGCAATGGTCCTTTTCCTGTTTTATTAATTTGCCATGAAATTTTTGGAGTGCATGAACATATTAAAGATTTATGCCGTAGGTTTGCAAAACTTGGTTTTTATGCCATTGCTCCTAACTTATTTTTTAGGCAAGGCGATGTAACAAAAATAAAAGAAATTCCAGATATTATTTCTAAAGTTGTTTCAAAGGTTACAAATAAACAAGTAAACATGGATCTTGATGCTACCGTTAAATTTGCCAAATTAAATAAAAAAACTGATATATCAAAATTAAATGTAACTGGATTTTGTTGGGGTGGAAAAACAACTTGGCTATATGCAGCACATAACCCGAATATTAAATCTGCAATTGCATGGTATGGTCCTCTTGTTGGAAATCCTGGCGATAAAATGGAATTTCCTGTCAATATAGCAGCAACATTAAAAGTTCCCGTGTTAGGGCTTTATGGTGGCAAAGATGCTCGTATCACGCAAGAACATGTTGATCAAATGCAAAATGCTCTTGATAAAGGAAAAAGTGGTTCTAAAATTATTGTTTATCCTGAAGCGGAGCATGGCTTTTTCGCAGATTATAGACCAAGTTATAATAAAATGGCTGCTGATGAAGGCATTCGTGAAATGTTAAATTGGATCAAAAATCATTAA
- a CDS encoding HAD-IB family phosphatase encodes MQTPRYAFFDFDGTLICQDSFLTLLKKILKSEPLRIPFLLMISPFLILTGLLKLDKTLAKSLILWSLTVGKEKRECARFLRNILATESNALWFQEAIETFEKLKQEGVEIVVVTASGQTWVRGMLHGKYSHFKLIIGSKLTFYAGGVILKSKNCYESEKIKRIHDALGENIIWHSAWSDHIADLPMLLKSQERYIICPKEKHKKIFEKRLEKNFKILNWTVLK; translated from the coding sequence ATGCAAACCCCACGTTATGCTTTTTTTGATTTCGACGGCACCCTCATTTGCCAAGATTCATTCCTCACACTTCTAAAAAAGATCCTCAAGAGCGAACCCTTAAGAATTCCATTTCTCCTTATGATTTCTCCTTTTTTAATTCTTACAGGGCTTCTTAAACTAGATAAAACATTAGCAAAATCGTTAATTTTATGGAGTCTAACGGTTGGAAAAGAAAAAAGGGAATGCGCTCGATTTTTAAGAAATATACTGGCAACAGAAAGCAACGCCCTTTGGTTTCAAGAAGCTATTGAAACATTTGAAAAACTAAAACAAGAAGGAGTTGAAATAGTTGTAGTTACAGCATCTGGGCAAACATGGGTCAGAGGGATGCTCCATGGCAAATACTCACATTTTAAATTGATTATTGGAAGTAAACTTACTTTTTATGCAGGTGGGGTGATTTTAAAATCAAAAAATTGTTACGAAAGTGAAAAAATAAAACGGATTCACGATGCTCTTGGTGAGAATATTATTTGGCATAGTGCTTGGAGTGATCATATTGCCGATCTTCCTATGTTACTTAAATCTCAGGAGCGTTATATTATATGTCCTAAAGAAAAACATAAAAAAATCTTTGAGAAAAGATTAGAAAAGAATTTTAAAATATTAAATTGGACGGTATTAAAATAA